The stretch of DNA CATGACCATTGCCGCTGCAAGCACTGCTGCCAGAATCTTTTTCTTCATAATCTCCGCTCTCACTTTCTGTGTTATATTTATTTATAAGTGCCTGTTATCCTTTTCTCCTGTTTCGTTCCTTCGGATCCATATAATCCCGGATCGTATCTCCCAGAAGATTAAAGATCATTACCGTAATAAAAATCGCCATTCCCGGCGCAAGTACCATCCACGGTGAAATCTGCAGCATACTTCTTCCATCGTTGATCATACTTCCCCATTCTGCCATTGGAGGCTTTACACCAAGTCCGAGAAAGGAAAGTCCTGCCAGCTCCATCATCATGGTTCCGATATCAAGAACTGACGTAACAAGTATGGGGCCTGCAATATTTGGAAGGATATGTTTGAGCAGAAGCTTTCCTGTACTGCTTCCGGAAAGCTTTGCCGCCATAAGATATGCAGAGTCCTTCTGAGTCAGAGTAAGCCCTCTGGCAAGTCTTGCAAACTTCGGCCAGCTGATCACCGCCAGGGCAATGATGGCATTCTGGATACCGCCTCCCAGAACACCTGCTACTGCCAGGGCAAATACCAGTCCCGGAAAAGCCAGGAACAGATCGGAGATACGCATCAGAACGGTATCGGCTTTGCCGCCCTTCCAGCCACAGAAAATACCAATAGCCGTTCCCACCACAGTGATCACCGCAACCAGGAGCAGCGTTGCATAAATACTGGTCGTGCTTCCTATGATCACACGGGAAAGCATATCTCTTCCATAACGGTCTGTCCCGAGCAGATGCTCCGGTCCCGGCGGTTTCTGGGCAAGTGCCAGATCCTGGGCATAAGGATCATAAGGACAGAGATATTTTGCAAATGCCGCTACAAACAGAAGCAATGCTGTGAGCACAAGAAAAAAGACAAGCTTTGCTTTTGTATGATTTTTCCGGATCTTCTGTTTCCGGACTGTGATATTATTTTTTCCACTCATGCTCTGTCACCTCCAAGTCGTACTCTCGGATCCAGATAGTGGTAAATAATATCTGTCACCAGATTTACCAGAACATAAATGACCGCCATCCATGCCACATAGGCCTGGATGATCGGATAGTCACGCATGGTGATCGCATCTACCGCCAGTTTTCCGACACCATCCCACATAAAGATATTTTCCACAATGGCAGTTCCTCCCAGAAGATTACCGATGGACAGCGCCAGCAGTGTGATGATCGTCAGCATGGAAGCCTTCATTACACTCTTCCAGATGATCACACGACTGCGGATCCCTCTTGCCCGGGCTCCGGTCACATAATCCTTATTCAGTTCTTCCAGAACCGTGGCACGCACCTGTCTGGTATATTTTGCAGCCATGGAGATTGCCAGTGTCAGTGTCGGCAGAATAATACTCTGTCCGAGATCTGCATTTGTGACTACCGGCAAAACGCCCAGCCTGATGGACAGAAAATACATCAGCACCATGGCAGCAAAAAAATTCGGCATGGAATTGCCGATAAAGCTTAAAAATCTTATCAGATAATCTACCCATTTGTTGTGCTTTACTGCTGACAGGATTCCCAACGGGATCGCAAGAACAATTGTAAGAAGGATCGATGACAGAGTCAGCATCATCGTTGCCGGAAGCTTTGAAATAAAGGTTTCATAGACATCTCTGTGAGACACATAGCTCTCTCCCATATCTCCGGTTACCATTCCCGCAAACCAGGCAGCATATTGTACAAGGAATGGTTTATCAAGGCCATATTCTGCCTTCGCATTATCAATGACCTCCTGGGATACTGCAGAGCCTGCATTTTCATACATATAAGTTACTGCATCTCCGCCGGCAAGCCGCATCATGGCAAAAGAAAGAAATGTGATCCCGATCAGGACCGGGATCAGCTGCAGCAACCGTTTTATTATATATTTTCCCATATTTTCCTCTCCGCACTTTGTTTCTCAGTATTTCGAATAACAAAAGTTTAACAACACGGCTGTTCTGCCACAACCCCGGCGGGGGATTTTACATATTCCATTTTGTCATGCATATGTATTCCATCATGTTCTTATATTCTCACACAGTGACATGCGGATAATTCTTTCCAGCCCTCTCCAAGAGACTGTGGCTCTTCATACTCGATCAGCCTCCGTTTTCTCTCTTCCAGCGGATCCGGGATATGGATCGCAGAAAGCAGGGACTGTGTATAAGGATGCTGCGGATTTTCAAAAAGCTCTTTTGTAGGTGCCATTTCTACCAGCTTTCCGTTTTTCATCACACCGGTTGTATCACTTAAAAAACGTACCATGGACAGATCATGGGCAATAAAAAGAAACGAAAATCTTTTTTCCTGCTGAAGCTTTTTAAAAAGCATGACGATCTGTGCCTGGATAGAAATGTCCAACGATGCGATGGGTTCATCTGCAATGATAAGACGTGGTTCCATGAGAAGGCTTCTTCCTATGGCAACTCTCTGTCTCTGTCCACCGGAAAGCTCTCCCGGCTTTTTCGACAGAATACTTTCATCCAGTCCTGTCTCCTTCAGGATTTCCCGAAGCCTGTTCTCCAGCATTTCTCTGTCACGGATCCTGCGGCTGATCTTTACAGGCTCCAGCATGATCTGCCGTATGCTCATTCGGGGATTCAATGCAGCGCCCGAATCCTGAAAGATCATCTGGATCTCCGTCTGCATTTTCTTCCGCATTCCGAAAGGATCCTTTTTATCCGGCACTCTTTCTCCCTGATAAAAGATCTCCCCGCCTGTAGGCCGGTAGATTCCTGCAAGCGTTCTGGCTGTCGTAGATTTCCCGCAGCCGGTCTCACCCACCAGTGCCATGATCTCACCTTCCCGGATGCTGAAGGAAACATCATCCACTGCATGGATCGTATAATCGGAACGGATACGGAAATGCTGCTTCAGATTTCTGGCTTCAATCAGTACAGACGCCTGTTTCTGTTCTGTTTTCTGTAAAAATGACGCTTCCTTTTTATCCGGTTTCTGTTTACGGCCGCTGTTTTCCTGTAATCTGTCCTTCAAAATGGAGGGCTTTTCTATTTTCGGAGCTCTTTCATCCAGAAGCCATGTGGCTGCATAATGCGTATCACTGACCTTAAACATCGGAGGAGTCTGTTCATAATCGATTGCCAGTGCCTGGGGATTCCGAACGGCAAACGCATCTCCCGGCGGAGGATCCAAAAGAGAGGGCGGCATTCCGGGGATCGGATTCAGCTCCCCTTTTTCACCTGCAAATACAGGCAGAGAAGACAGAAGTCCCCAGGTATAAGGATGCCGGGGATCATAATAAACATCTTCCGCTGTCCCGATCTCAATGATCTTTCCTGCATACATAACTGCAACTCTGTCTGCGATCCTTGCAACAGCTCCCAGATCATGAGATATGAACACAATACTGATCCCTGTTTTTTCTCTCAGCTCAAGAAGCAGATCCAGAATCTTTGCTTCCACGGTTGCATCCAATGCTGTAGTCGCCTCATCGGCAAATAATATTTCCGGATCACAGGCCAGTGCAATAGCCAGCACACAACGCTGACGCATTCCTCCGGAAAAAAAATGAGGTTGCAGGCCATAGCGCTGTTCTGCATCCGGAATCCCTACCAGCTTCAGCATTTCCACAGCTCTTTTTTTCGCCTCATCCCTGGATACTTTCTGATTTTTGATGATAGCCTCTGTGATCTGTTTGCCAACCGGGATCGTCGGATTCAGCGTCAGCATAGGGTCCTGGAACACCATACTTACCTTGCTTCCGCACAGCTTTTCCATTTTTTTTCTCTTATAAGCTGTGATATTCTCTCCGCAGAGACTAATCTCTCCGCTTTTTACATGTGCATTCGGTGGCAGAAGCTTCATCACACTACGGCACATAACGGTTTTTCCACATCCGGACTCACCTACGATACAAA from Blautia sp. SC05B48 encodes:
- the nikC gene encoding nickel transporter permease, coding for MSGKNNITVRKQKIRKNHTKAKLVFFLVLTALLLFVAAFAKYLCPYDPYAQDLALAQKPPGPEHLLGTDRYGRDMLSRVIIGSTTSIYATLLLVAVITVVGTAIGIFCGWKGGKADTVLMRISDLFLAFPGLVFALAVAGVLGGGIQNAIIALAVISWPKFARLARGLTLTQKDSAYLMAAKLSGSSTGKLLLKHILPNIAGPILVTSVLDIGTMMMELAGLSFLGLGVKPPMAEWGSMINDGRSMLQISPWMVLAPGMAIFITVMIFNLLGDTIRDYMDPKERNRRKG
- the nikB gene encoding nickel ABC transporter permease, producing MGKYIIKRLLQLIPVLIGITFLSFAMMRLAGGDAVTYMYENAGSAVSQEVIDNAKAEYGLDKPFLVQYAAWFAGMVTGDMGESYVSHRDVYETFISKLPATMMLTLSSILLTIVLAIPLGILSAVKHNKWVDYLIRFLSFIGNSMPNFFAAMVLMYFLSIRLGVLPVVTNADLGQSIILPTLTLAISMAAKYTRQVRATVLEELNKDYVTGARARGIRSRVIIWKSVMKASMLTIITLLALSIGNLLGGTAIVENIFMWDGVGKLAVDAITMRDYPIIQAYVAWMAVIYVLVNLVTDIIYHYLDPRVRLGGDRA
- a CDS encoding dipeptide ABC transporter ATP-binding protein, which translates into the protein MELKNYSVSFDTPDGEVQAVRNVDLTVKKGEILCIVGESGCGKTVMCRSVMKLLPPNAHVKSGEISLCGENITAYKRKKMEKLCGSKVSMVFQDPMLTLNPTIPVGKQITEAIIKNQKVSRDEAKKRAVEMLKLVGIPDAEQRYGLQPHFFSGGMRQRCVLAIALACDPEILFADEATTALDATVEAKILDLLLELREKTGISIVFISHDLGAVARIADRVAVMYAGKIIEIGTAEDVYYDPRHPYTWGLLSSLPVFAGEKGELNPIPGMPPSLLDPPPGDAFAVRNPQALAIDYEQTPPMFKVSDTHYAATWLLDERAPKIEKPSILKDRLQENSGRKQKPDKKEASFLQKTEQKQASVLIEARNLKQHFRIRSDYTIHAVDDVSFSIREGEIMALVGETGCGKSTTARTLAGIYRPTGGEIFYQGERVPDKKDPFGMRKKMQTEIQMIFQDSGAALNPRMSIRQIMLEPVKISRRIRDREMLENRLREILKETGLDESILSKKPGELSGGQRQRVAIGRSLLMEPRLIIADEPIASLDISIQAQIVMLFKKLQQEKRFSFLFIAHDLSMVRFLSDTTGVMKNGKLVEMAPTKELFENPQHPYTQSLLSAIHIPDPLEERKRRLIEYEEPQSLGEGWKELSACHCVRI